A genomic region of Drosophila kikkawai strain 14028-0561.14 chromosome X, DkikHiC1v2, whole genome shotgun sequence contains the following coding sequences:
- the LOC108082651 gene encoding uncharacterized protein: protein MLETISEFYRTSLIFWSNLIAILLQFVNITCGRHTSQDHNKPQAEDDNLQFYNMISKTMESFVEEELQRVQRKVQMHAQVDLLHRLLVQQQLQELERRRLMRLAVARRRLEYSN from the coding sequence ATGTTGGAAACCATTTCTGAATTCTATCGGACGTCGCTAATTTTCTGGAGTAATCTAATCGCCATACTCCTGCAGTTTGTAAATATCACGTGTGGCCGACATACTTCCCAGGATCACAATAAACCACAAGCCGAAGATGACAATCTGCAATTCTACAACATGATCTCCAAGACCATGGAATCCTTCGtcgaggaggagctgcagaGGGTCCAGCGGAAGGTCCAAATGCACGCCCAAGTGGATCTGCTCCATCGACTTCTCGtccagcagcaactgcaggaATTGGAACGGCGCAGACTTATGAGATTGGCGGTGGCCAGAAGGCGTCTTGAGTACTCCAATTAG
- the RhoGAP15B gene encoding uncharacterized protein RhoGAP15B isoform X1 has translation MEQARPVPAPRRFYPEMRPANYENIDIRTPNKSQTNVTSNSGNNNNNNDNMKKLNINAENLHGNCSDQKMTVSGQNKLMLQPIYGPDANENVQEPMYATPMPAPRQRMPTESPSETEGNHDGELSPLRILRVAPQVPSKPDQRSSVCSEISSTMTVGRTDEDRYASNISLDYSESSHSGKFKSQSPGYVDAFESSSIYKSQEHGEDPEEGQSSCSGEQSESRDSDDDKNLLRSLGTTSKMLGESIGERITSKAKGAKKRLDKNLKNSTEAISNLGADAGRSLKHASKRFGSNFSSLGRAKDKNDGDDGVGAEASCATDLSRRQTMPSTEVFSSIQFSSPLNRKGGLPDLRQDQDGGYPLEGKKAADLREDDGCYEVPKTQGKPPSYDEALRSRPSPSALPMARNLAQDAVRLVQLRSQRQVNVQLNSNSSSSGDDSPHPLPMPAFPPPRLSQQPEQFRLDALQPPRRQKRRKNYEHIELRRPPVNSEELEELNRAAAAVEREDSLQISASNAEAESKAPKPERSDSWEFYGDEKIEKEEEADDSSPEPVYANHEATYGKLFEMATAGSSRSHLLTPNQVTEQQLACISENAEEGAVGGVPLPLELIEEFDPLTSKSSTLARSNKSNELLLLEHLLEDETYGTVKREQDNVSMCTSEEEPSSSVPPCIVSKEQPQIVHQNSQLLSDCLEHMLDSEQETARDEERAKPYLTRKPAIDNKDVAVDLASASRNRTNWFVAENAVVPGFGSSGVPTVASPIEGDSPPTYLEAVGEGGKEMAANSQDNRSTIGSRFRQTINAFSNVKLRMDAMKRKASFRAANQRQSDLKVALQMVPRPCLSPLLVRYEGPLVRFPTGVVEDILKEIQNRKAILRERQFQTFLDQEMKTPREVIPLETVTTLQCVSNSRVTDTTTHFYCFEITTSQPKNGSGAGDAMSTNPNLLMTSSSSGNVKQQRVSHLYGVGKESERGVWMQKILESLTNSLPVKYSCHYYRAGWCYLKTSITSEWSGTWLVLRKSQRRLIFVSESNGNIEKLDLRKARCIVLKESDESIENLHVESGPMLMIDCPPYAVYMIMSSARETKIWRHIIREVAHNNGFSLGDQQLTRYDVPVIVDKCINFVYIHGSMSEGIYRKSGSENSMHKLMSAFRADAFNVEITRNEYNEHDVANVLKRFMRDLPERLLGKLTDSFVFVTELAVAAEKIPIYRELLARLSAIERETLRRIVGHLVFINSQQAKNKMSVQNLTMIWGPTLLAKKSDELVYSQKEADVLSDLIVFYKNLFPCSPDEVKREQAMLACLQKYYAAAETLKDAVKQSGDIKIWICLNPNPGNTTEEKTQVNATISPTKNAYELCREYSAKMQLSTHQLTLYEVILNDSLERPLHHDTKVFDVILNWSYWPEEDRKHNYLVIRPIEMLHEIQRAVKNLATVTPGKELRFADYRTKTFKTLQCELRDGKIVVSKKDKNDKTTIVREVFLQSCTVYLGCERKRDFPWSWAITFVERTQAQIMRSRDAPYIGHVLAGSEWMDRTIWYASIWYCLYKDNILPPADIIFK, from the exons ATGGAACAGGCTCGACCCGTGCCCGCTCCCCGCCGCTTCTATCCGGAAATGAGACCCGCCAACTACGAAAACATCGATATCAGGACCCCGAATAAAAGCCAAACTAATGTCACATCTAACAgcggcaataacaataataacaacgaCAACATGAAgaagttaaatataaatgcagaaaatttgcatggaaattgtTCGGACCAAAAGATGACGGTGAGTGGTCAGAACAAGTTGATGCTGCAGCCGATTTATGGGCCGGATGCCAATGAGAATGTCCAGGAGCCAATGTATGCCACGCCGATGCCCGCTCCTCGCCAGCGAATGCCAACGGAATCGCCAAGCGAAACGGAAGGGAATCACGATGGCGAGCTGTCGCCGCTGCGCATCCTACGTGTTGCTCCACAGGTACCGTCCAAGCCCGATCAGCGTTCATCAGTCTGCAGCGAAATATCTAGCACCATGACCGTGGGCAGAACTGACGAGGATCGGTACGCGTCGAACATATCGCTTGACTACAGCGAGAGCTCCCACAGCGGCAAGTTCAAGTCGCAGTCACCCGGGTACGTAGACGCCTTCGAATCATCCTCCATCTATAAGTCGCAGGAGCACGGGGAGGATCCAGAAGAAGGTCAGTCGTCCTGCTCCGGGGAACAGTCCGAAAGCCGAGATAGCGACGATGACAA aaaCCTTTTGCGATCTCTGGGCACCACTTCAAAGATGCTGGGCGAATCCATCGGTGAGCGGATTACATCCAAGGCTAAGGGAGCCAAAAAGCGTCTGGACAAGAACCTTAAGAACTCCACTGAAGCGATAAGCAATCTCGGCGCGGATGCGGGTCGGAGCCTAAAGCACGCCAGCAAGAGATTTGGCTCGAACTTTAGCAGTCTAGGACGAGCGAAGGACAAGAATGATGGCGATGACGGTGTCGGAGCAGAAGCATCGTGTGCAACGGATCTTAGCCGTCGCCAGACGATGCCTAGCACGGAGGTTTTCAGTTCCATTCAGTTCTCCAGTCCGCTTAATCGCAAGGGAGGTCTTCCTGATTTAAGGCAAGACCAGGACGGCGGCTATCCCTTGGAGGGCAAGAAGGCGGCTGATCTGCGCGAGGACGACGGCTGCTACGAAGTGCCCAAGACACAGGGCAAGCCGCCCAGCTATGATGAAGCTCTGCGTTCACGTCCTTCGCCCAGTGCCTTGCCAATGGCCAGGAATCTTGCCCAGGATGCCGTCCGACTGGTGCAGCTGCGCAGTCAGCGGCAGGTAAATGTTCAATTAAACAGCAACAGTTCCTCCAGCGGCGACGATTCGCCGCACCCCCTGCCAATGCCTGCCTTTCCGCCACCCCGCCTGTCGCAGCAGCCCGAGCAGTTCCGCCTGGACGCACTACAGCCGCCGCGGCGGCAGAAGCGGCGTAAAAACTACGAGCACATCGAGTTGCGACGTCCGCCCGTAAACtccgaggagctggaggagcttaacagggcggcggcggctgttGAGCGCGAGGACTCCTTGCAGATATCTGCCAGTAATGCCGAGGCGGAGTCCAAGGCGCCAAAGCCCGAGCGCAGTGATTCCTGGGAGTTTTACGGCGACGAAAAGATTGAGAAGGAAGAGGAGGCCGATGATTCCTCTCCGGAACCGGTGTACGCCAACCATGAGGCAACCTATGGGAAGCTCTTCGAAATGGCCACCGCCGGAAGTAGTCGCAGCCATTTGCTCACTCCCAATCAAGTGACCGAGCAGCAGTTGGCCTGCATCAGCGAGAATGCGGAGGAAGGAGCTGTGGGCGGTGTTCCCCTGCCGCTGGAACTGATCGAGGAGTTTGATCCCCTAACTAGCAAGAGCTCCACGTTGGCCAGATCCAACAAGAGCAatgagctgctgctccttgaaCATCTCCTCGAGGATGAAACCTATGGCACTGTAAAACGCGAGCAGGACAATGTTAGCATGTGCACTTCCGAGGAGGAGCCGTCCTCCTCGGTGCCACCGTGCATCGTATCAAAGGAGCAGCCGCAAATAGTTCACCAGAATTCCCAATTGCTAAGCGACTGCTTGGAGCATATGCTGGACTCTGAACAGGAGACTGCCCGCGACGAGGAGCGAGCCAAGCCCTATTTAACCAGAAAGCCAGCCATCGACAATAAAGACGTGGCCGTGGATCTGGCCAGTGCTTCGAGGAACCGGACCAATTGGTTTGTGGCAGAGAACGCCGTTGTCCCTGGTTTTGGTTCATCTGGCGTACCGACCGTAGCCTCCCCCATTGAAGGCGACAGCCCGCCCACTTATCTTGAGGCCGTTGGAGAGGGTGGCAAGGAGATGGCCGCTAACAGTCAAGATAACCGTTCCACCATTGGTTCCCGCTTCAGGCAGACCATCAACGCCTTTTCCAATGTCAAGCTACGCATGGACGCCATGAAGAGGAAGGCCAGCTTTCGGGCAGCCAATCAGCGCCAGTCGGACCTGAAGGTGGCTCTACAGATGGTGCCGCGACCGTGTCTGTCACCCCTCCTCGTTCGATACGAGGGACCGCTGGTGCGCTTTCCCACGGGTGTCGTGGAGGACATACTCAAGGAAATACAGAACCGCAAGGCCATACTCAGGGAGCGACAGTTTCAGACGTTCCTTGACCAGGAGATGAAAACGCCAAGGGAGGTGATACCCCTGGAAACGGTCACCACCCTGCAATGCGTGAGCAACAGCCGCGTCACCGATACGACCACTCACTTCTACTGCTTCGAAATCACCACTTCGCAGCCAAAGAATGGCAGCGGGGCTGGCGACGCCATGTCCACGAATCCCAATCTCCTGATGACCAGCAGCTCGTCGGGCAATGTGAAACAGCAGCGCGTCTCGCACCTCTATGGCGTGGGCAAGGAGTCGGAGCGCGGCGTATGGATGCAAAAGATCCTCGAGAGTCTTACAAACAGCCTACCAGTGAAGTACTCCTGCCATTACTACCGCGCCGGGTGGTGCTATCTCAAG ACCTCCATCACCTCGGAGTGGAGTGGCACTTGGTTGGTGCTTCGCAAGAGCCAACGACGCCTAATCTTCGTGAGCGAGTCGAACGGAAACATAGAGAAGCTGGATCTGCGCAAAGCCAGGTGCATAG TGCTGAAGGAGAGTGATGAGTCTATCGAAAATCTGCACGTGGAGAGCGGTCCTATGCTGATGATCGACTGTCCACCGTACGCCGTCTACATGATCATGAGTTCCGCGAGGGAGACGAAGATCTGGCGACACATCATCCGCGAAGTGGCGCACAACAATGGCTTCTCGCTGGGCGACCAGCAACTGACGCGCTACGACGTGCCCGTGATTGTGGACAAATGCATCAACTTTGTCTACATTCACGGGTCCATGTCGGAGGGAATATACCGTAAGTCCGGATCGGAAAACTCCATGCACAAGCTGATGAGTGCTTTCCGTGCGGATGCCTTCAATGTGGAGATCACCCGGAACGAGTACAACGAGCACGATGTGGCTAATGTGCTGAAGCGCTTTATGCGCGACCTGCCTGAGCGGCTGCTGGGCAAGCTCACGGACAGCTTTGTGTTCGTCACGGAGCTGGCTGTGGCTGCCGAGAAAATACCCATCTACAGAGAGCTGCTGGCTAGACTCTCCGCCATCGAACGCGAGACGTTGCGCCGGATTGTGGGTCACCTGGTGTTTATCAACTCGCAGCAGGCCAAGAACAAAATGAGTGTCCAGAACCTGACCATGATCTGGGGGCCAACGCTGCTAGCCAAGAAG AGCGATGAGCTGGTCTATTCGCAAAAGGAGGCGGATGTGCTGAGCGATCTCATAGTGTTCTACAAGAATCTATTTCCCTGCAGCCCCGATGAAGTG AAACGGGAACAGGCCATGCTGGCGTGCCTGCAAAAGTATTACGCTGCTGCCGAGACGCTCAAAGATGCCGTGAAGCAATCGGGCGACATCAAAATCTGGATTTGTCTGAACCCCAATCCAGGCAATACCACAGAG GAAAAGACACAGGTGAATGCGACCATTTCACCCACAAAGAACGCCTATGAGCTGTGCCGCGAATACTCCGCCAAAATGCAGTTGTCCACTCACCAGCTGACCCTGTACGAAGTGATACTGAACGACAGCTTAGAACGACCGCTTCACCACGATACTAAAGTATTTGATGTGATCCTCAACTGGTCGTATTGGCCGGAGGAGGACCGCAAGCACAACTATCTGGTGATACGTCCGATCGAGATGCTGCATGAGATCCAGCGCGCGGTGAAAAATCTAGCCACCGTGACGCCCGGCAAGGAGCTACGGTTCGCCGACTACCGCACCAAGACCTTCAAGACGCTGCAGTGCGAGCTGCGCGACGGGAAGATAGTGGTGTCTAAGAAGGACAAGAACGACAAGACGACTATTGTGCGCGAGGTGTTCTTGCAGAGCTGCACAGTCTATTTGGGTTGTGAACGCAAGCGGGACTTTCCTTGGAGCTGGGCCATCACATTCGTGGAGCGCACACAGGCGCAAATCATGAG ATCGCGCGATGCTCCCTATATTGGCCACGTCCTGGCTGGCAGTGAATGGATGGATCGCACAATCTGGTACGCTAGCATCTGGTACTGCCTGTACAAGGACAACATCCTGCCCCCAGCggatataatttttaagtag
- the RhoGAP15B gene encoding uncharacterized protein RhoGAP15B isoform X2, with product MEQARPVPAPRRFYPEMRPANYENIDIRTPNKSQTNVTSNSGNNNNNNDNMKKLNINAENLHGNCSDQKMTVSGQNKLMLQPIYGPDANENVQEPMYATPMPAPRQRMPTESPSETEGNHDGELSPLRILRVAPQVPSKPDQRSSVCSEISSTMTVGRTDEDRYASNISLDYSESSHSGKFKSQSPGNLLRSLGTTSKMLGESIGERITSKAKGAKKRLDKNLKNSTEAISNLGADAGRSLKHASKRFGSNFSSLGRAKDKNDGDDGVGAEASCATDLSRRQTMPSTEVFSSIQFSSPLNRKGGLPDLRQDQDGGYPLEGKKAADLREDDGCYEVPKTQGKPPSYDEALRSRPSPSALPMARNLAQDAVRLVQLRSQRQVNVQLNSNSSSSGDDSPHPLPMPAFPPPRLSQQPEQFRLDALQPPRRQKRRKNYEHIELRRPPVNSEELEELNRAAAAVEREDSLQISASNAEAESKAPKPERSDSWEFYGDEKIEKEEEADDSSPEPVYANHEATYGKLFEMATAGSSRSHLLTPNQVTEQQLACISENAEEGAVGGVPLPLELIEEFDPLTSKSSTLARSNKSNELLLLEHLLEDETYGTVKREQDNVSMCTSEEEPSSSVPPCIVSKEQPQIVHQNSQLLSDCLEHMLDSEQETARDEERAKPYLTRKPAIDNKDVAVDLASASRNRTNWFVAENAVVPGFGSSGVPTVASPIEGDSPPTYLEAVGEGGKEMAANSQDNRSTIGSRFRQTINAFSNVKLRMDAMKRKASFRAANQRQSDLKVALQMVPRPCLSPLLVRYEGPLVRFPTGVVEDILKEIQNRKAILRERQFQTFLDQEMKTPREVIPLETVTTLQCVSNSRVTDTTTHFYCFEITTSQPKNGSGAGDAMSTNPNLLMTSSSSGNVKQQRVSHLYGVGKESERGVWMQKILESLTNSLPVKYSCHYYRAGWCYLKTSITSEWSGTWLVLRKSQRRLIFVSESNGNIEKLDLRKARCIVLKESDESIENLHVESGPMLMIDCPPYAVYMIMSSARETKIWRHIIREVAHNNGFSLGDQQLTRYDVPVIVDKCINFVYIHGSMSEGIYRKSGSENSMHKLMSAFRADAFNVEITRNEYNEHDVANVLKRFMRDLPERLLGKLTDSFVFVTELAVAAEKIPIYRELLARLSAIERETLRRIVGHLVFINSQQAKNKMSVQNLTMIWGPTLLAKKSDELVYSQKEADVLSDLIVFYKNLFPCSPDEVKREQAMLACLQKYYAAAETLKDAVKQSGDIKIWICLNPNPGNTTEEKTQVNATISPTKNAYELCREYSAKMQLSTHQLTLYEVILNDSLERPLHHDTKVFDVILNWSYWPEEDRKHNYLVIRPIEMLHEIQRAVKNLATVTPGKELRFADYRTKTFKTLQCELRDGKIVVSKKDKNDKTTIVREVFLQSCTVYLGCERKRDFPWSWAITFVERTQAQIMRSRDAPYIGHVLAGSEWMDRTIWYASIWYCLYKDNILPPADIIFK from the exons ATGGAACAGGCTCGACCCGTGCCCGCTCCCCGCCGCTTCTATCCGGAAATGAGACCCGCCAACTACGAAAACATCGATATCAGGACCCCGAATAAAAGCCAAACTAATGTCACATCTAACAgcggcaataacaataataacaacgaCAACATGAAgaagttaaatataaatgcagaaaatttgcatggaaattgtTCGGACCAAAAGATGACGGTGAGTGGTCAGAACAAGTTGATGCTGCAGCCGATTTATGGGCCGGATGCCAATGAGAATGTCCAGGAGCCAATGTATGCCACGCCGATGCCCGCTCCTCGCCAGCGAATGCCAACGGAATCGCCAAGCGAAACGGAAGGGAATCACGATGGCGAGCTGTCGCCGCTGCGCATCCTACGTGTTGCTCCACAGGTACCGTCCAAGCCCGATCAGCGTTCATCAGTCTGCAGCGAAATATCTAGCACCATGACCGTGGGCAGAACTGACGAGGATCGGTACGCGTCGAACATATCGCTTGACTACAGCGAGAGCTCCCACAGCGGCAAGTTCAAGTCGCAGTCACCCGG aaaCCTTTTGCGATCTCTGGGCACCACTTCAAAGATGCTGGGCGAATCCATCGGTGAGCGGATTACATCCAAGGCTAAGGGAGCCAAAAAGCGTCTGGACAAGAACCTTAAGAACTCCACTGAAGCGATAAGCAATCTCGGCGCGGATGCGGGTCGGAGCCTAAAGCACGCCAGCAAGAGATTTGGCTCGAACTTTAGCAGTCTAGGACGAGCGAAGGACAAGAATGATGGCGATGACGGTGTCGGAGCAGAAGCATCGTGTGCAACGGATCTTAGCCGTCGCCAGACGATGCCTAGCACGGAGGTTTTCAGTTCCATTCAGTTCTCCAGTCCGCTTAATCGCAAGGGAGGTCTTCCTGATTTAAGGCAAGACCAGGACGGCGGCTATCCCTTGGAGGGCAAGAAGGCGGCTGATCTGCGCGAGGACGACGGCTGCTACGAAGTGCCCAAGACACAGGGCAAGCCGCCCAGCTATGATGAAGCTCTGCGTTCACGTCCTTCGCCCAGTGCCTTGCCAATGGCCAGGAATCTTGCCCAGGATGCCGTCCGACTGGTGCAGCTGCGCAGTCAGCGGCAGGTAAATGTTCAATTAAACAGCAACAGTTCCTCCAGCGGCGACGATTCGCCGCACCCCCTGCCAATGCCTGCCTTTCCGCCACCCCGCCTGTCGCAGCAGCCCGAGCAGTTCCGCCTGGACGCACTACAGCCGCCGCGGCGGCAGAAGCGGCGTAAAAACTACGAGCACATCGAGTTGCGACGTCCGCCCGTAAACtccgaggagctggaggagcttaacagggcggcggcggctgttGAGCGCGAGGACTCCTTGCAGATATCTGCCAGTAATGCCGAGGCGGAGTCCAAGGCGCCAAAGCCCGAGCGCAGTGATTCCTGGGAGTTTTACGGCGACGAAAAGATTGAGAAGGAAGAGGAGGCCGATGATTCCTCTCCGGAACCGGTGTACGCCAACCATGAGGCAACCTATGGGAAGCTCTTCGAAATGGCCACCGCCGGAAGTAGTCGCAGCCATTTGCTCACTCCCAATCAAGTGACCGAGCAGCAGTTGGCCTGCATCAGCGAGAATGCGGAGGAAGGAGCTGTGGGCGGTGTTCCCCTGCCGCTGGAACTGATCGAGGAGTTTGATCCCCTAACTAGCAAGAGCTCCACGTTGGCCAGATCCAACAAGAGCAatgagctgctgctccttgaaCATCTCCTCGAGGATGAAACCTATGGCACTGTAAAACGCGAGCAGGACAATGTTAGCATGTGCACTTCCGAGGAGGAGCCGTCCTCCTCGGTGCCACCGTGCATCGTATCAAAGGAGCAGCCGCAAATAGTTCACCAGAATTCCCAATTGCTAAGCGACTGCTTGGAGCATATGCTGGACTCTGAACAGGAGACTGCCCGCGACGAGGAGCGAGCCAAGCCCTATTTAACCAGAAAGCCAGCCATCGACAATAAAGACGTGGCCGTGGATCTGGCCAGTGCTTCGAGGAACCGGACCAATTGGTTTGTGGCAGAGAACGCCGTTGTCCCTGGTTTTGGTTCATCTGGCGTACCGACCGTAGCCTCCCCCATTGAAGGCGACAGCCCGCCCACTTATCTTGAGGCCGTTGGAGAGGGTGGCAAGGAGATGGCCGCTAACAGTCAAGATAACCGTTCCACCATTGGTTCCCGCTTCAGGCAGACCATCAACGCCTTTTCCAATGTCAAGCTACGCATGGACGCCATGAAGAGGAAGGCCAGCTTTCGGGCAGCCAATCAGCGCCAGTCGGACCTGAAGGTGGCTCTACAGATGGTGCCGCGACCGTGTCTGTCACCCCTCCTCGTTCGATACGAGGGACCGCTGGTGCGCTTTCCCACGGGTGTCGTGGAGGACATACTCAAGGAAATACAGAACCGCAAGGCCATACTCAGGGAGCGACAGTTTCAGACGTTCCTTGACCAGGAGATGAAAACGCCAAGGGAGGTGATACCCCTGGAAACGGTCACCACCCTGCAATGCGTGAGCAACAGCCGCGTCACCGATACGACCACTCACTTCTACTGCTTCGAAATCACCACTTCGCAGCCAAAGAATGGCAGCGGGGCTGGCGACGCCATGTCCACGAATCCCAATCTCCTGATGACCAGCAGCTCGTCGGGCAATGTGAAACAGCAGCGCGTCTCGCACCTCTATGGCGTGGGCAAGGAGTCGGAGCGCGGCGTATGGATGCAAAAGATCCTCGAGAGTCTTACAAACAGCCTACCAGTGAAGTACTCCTGCCATTACTACCGCGCCGGGTGGTGCTATCTCAAG ACCTCCATCACCTCGGAGTGGAGTGGCACTTGGTTGGTGCTTCGCAAGAGCCAACGACGCCTAATCTTCGTGAGCGAGTCGAACGGAAACATAGAGAAGCTGGATCTGCGCAAAGCCAGGTGCATAG TGCTGAAGGAGAGTGATGAGTCTATCGAAAATCTGCACGTGGAGAGCGGTCCTATGCTGATGATCGACTGTCCACCGTACGCCGTCTACATGATCATGAGTTCCGCGAGGGAGACGAAGATCTGGCGACACATCATCCGCGAAGTGGCGCACAACAATGGCTTCTCGCTGGGCGACCAGCAACTGACGCGCTACGACGTGCCCGTGATTGTGGACAAATGCATCAACTTTGTCTACATTCACGGGTCCATGTCGGAGGGAATATACCGTAAGTCCGGATCGGAAAACTCCATGCACAAGCTGATGAGTGCTTTCCGTGCGGATGCCTTCAATGTGGAGATCACCCGGAACGAGTACAACGAGCACGATGTGGCTAATGTGCTGAAGCGCTTTATGCGCGACCTGCCTGAGCGGCTGCTGGGCAAGCTCACGGACAGCTTTGTGTTCGTCACGGAGCTGGCTGTGGCTGCCGAGAAAATACCCATCTACAGAGAGCTGCTGGCTAGACTCTCCGCCATCGAACGCGAGACGTTGCGCCGGATTGTGGGTCACCTGGTGTTTATCAACTCGCAGCAGGCCAAGAACAAAATGAGTGTCCAGAACCTGACCATGATCTGGGGGCCAACGCTGCTAGCCAAGAAG AGCGATGAGCTGGTCTATTCGCAAAAGGAGGCGGATGTGCTGAGCGATCTCATAGTGTTCTACAAGAATCTATTTCCCTGCAGCCCCGATGAAGTG AAACGGGAACAGGCCATGCTGGCGTGCCTGCAAAAGTATTACGCTGCTGCCGAGACGCTCAAAGATGCCGTGAAGCAATCGGGCGACATCAAAATCTGGATTTGTCTGAACCCCAATCCAGGCAATACCACAGAG GAAAAGACACAGGTGAATGCGACCATTTCACCCACAAAGAACGCCTATGAGCTGTGCCGCGAATACTCCGCCAAAATGCAGTTGTCCACTCACCAGCTGACCCTGTACGAAGTGATACTGAACGACAGCTTAGAACGACCGCTTCACCACGATACTAAAGTATTTGATGTGATCCTCAACTGGTCGTATTGGCCGGAGGAGGACCGCAAGCACAACTATCTGGTGATACGTCCGATCGAGATGCTGCATGAGATCCAGCGCGCGGTGAAAAATCTAGCCACCGTGACGCCCGGCAAGGAGCTACGGTTCGCCGACTACCGCACCAAGACCTTCAAGACGCTGCAGTGCGAGCTGCGCGACGGGAAGATAGTGGTGTCTAAGAAGGACAAGAACGACAAGACGACTATTGTGCGCGAGGTGTTCTTGCAGAGCTGCACAGTCTATTTGGGTTGTGAACGCAAGCGGGACTTTCCTTGGAGCTGGGCCATCACATTCGTGGAGCGCACACAGGCGCAAATCATGAG ATCGCGCGATGCTCCCTATATTGGCCACGTCCTGGCTGGCAGTGAATGGATGGATCGCACAATCTGGTACGCTAGCATCTGGTACTGCCTGTACAAGGACAACATCCTGCCCCCAGCggatataatttttaagtag